One Sediminicola sp. YIK13 DNA segment encodes these proteins:
- a CDS encoding MlaE family ABC transporter permease gives MNYLASIGSYFIMIREVFKKPTKWPIMKSLILKEIDELIYGSLGIIIFISFFIGGVVAIQTALNITNPFIPRNLIGFATRQSVILEFAPTFTSIIMAGKVGSYITSSIGTMRVTEQIDALEVMGVNSLNYLVFPKIIALLLYPFAIAIAMYVGIFGGWVAGVFGGFSSSADFVEGLQLDFIPFHVAYSFIKTMVFAFIIATIPSFHGYYMKGGALEVGKASTTAFVWTSVTIIIVNYMLTQLLLG, from the coding sequence ATGAACTACTTAGCATCTATTGGCAGCTATTTTATTATGATTAGAGAGGTTTTTAAAAAACCTACAAAATGGCCCATCATGAAGTCCCTCATTTTAAAAGAGATAGATGAATTGATTTATGGCTCTTTGGGAATTATAATATTCATTTCCTTTTTTATCGGCGGGGTGGTTGCCATTCAAACAGCCCTAAATATCACAAACCCGTTCATACCAAGGAATTTAATAGGTTTTGCAACCAGACAATCTGTAATTCTGGAATTTGCACCAACCTTTACCTCCATCATCATGGCCGGTAAAGTAGGTTCATACATCACCTCCAGTATAGGGACCATGAGGGTTACAGAACAAATAGACGCCCTTGAGGTAATGGGAGTCAATTCCCTTAATTATTTGGTCTTCCCAAAAATCATTGCGCTATTGCTTTATCCATTTGCCATAGCCATTGCCATGTATGTGGGTATTTTTGGCGGGTGGGTCGCTGGTGTATTTGGAGGATTTAGCTCTAGTGCCGACTTTGTAGAGGGACTGCAGCTAGATTTTATTCCATTCCATGTTGCCTATTCCTTTATCAAAACAATGGTATTTGCATTTATAATAGCAACCATCCCCTCTTTCCATGGATATTATATGAAAGGTGGCGCTTTGGAAGTTGGAAAAGCCAGTACAACTGCTTTTGTGTGGACCAGTGTTACCATTATCATTGTAAATTACATGTTAACTCAATTACTACTAGGCTAA
- a CDS encoding ABC transporter ATP-binding protein translates to MIEVNDIYKSFGNSDVLKGITTNFEKGKTNLIIGQSGSGKTVFLKCLLGLFTPDQGTISYDGKVYSKLSGDEQRDLRQEMGMVFQGSALFDSMTVEGNVMFPLDMFTKQSKSEMKDRVDRVLKRVNLIDAHHKFPSEISGGMQKRVAIARAIVMNPKYLFCDEPNSGLDPKTAIMIDNLIMEITEEYDITTVINTHDMNSVMEIGKKILFLKNGHKEWEGTNKEIFKTDNEAVTDFVYSSELFKKVRQMYVEERN, encoded by the coding sequence ATGATAGAAGTAAACGACATATACAAGTCTTTTGGAAATTCAGATGTCCTTAAAGGAATCACAACCAATTTTGAAAAAGGGAAGACCAATCTGATTATTGGACAATCTGGTTCAGGAAAGACTGTCTTCTTGAAATGTCTTTTGGGCCTTTTCACCCCTGATCAGGGAACAATCAGCTACGACGGGAAAGTGTATTCCAAACTCTCTGGGGATGAGCAAAGGGATTTACGTCAAGAAATGGGAATGGTATTTCAAGGAAGTGCCTTGTTCGATTCCATGACCGTGGAAGGTAATGTTATGTTCCCATTGGATATGTTCACCAAACAATCCAAATCGGAAATGAAGGATAGGGTAGACAGGGTGTTAAAGAGGGTAAACCTTATTGATGCCCACCATAAGTTTCCTTCTGAAATATCCGGGGGGATGCAAAAGAGGGTTGCCATAGCCAGAGCAATCGTAATGAACCCCAAATACCTTTTTTGCGATGAACCCAATTCCGGGCTAGATCCGAAGACGGCGATCATGATAGACAACCTCATTATGGAAATCACCGAGGAATATGACATTACCACTGTGATCAACACCCATGACATGAATTCTGTAATGGAAATAGGCAAGAAAATACTGTTCTTAAAAAATGGTCACAAAGAATGGGAAGGCACCAACAAAGAGATCTTTAAAACAGATAATGAAGCGGTGACCGACTTTGTATACTCTTCCGAACTTTTTAAAAAGGTAAGGCAGATGTATGTAGAGGAACGTAATTAG
- a CDS encoding DUF389 domain-containing protein, whose product MSENINQENITPTGGDDSGKDVKKDFQGLLESTKKFLSELLDIRNNTDQEATKESIIADIPFKGHTSWILICSIFIASVGLNANSTAVVIGAMLISPLMGPILGMGLSLAINDIDTLRRSLKNFGVMVVLSVITAFLFFYFFPLKDQSSELLARTEPDIRDVLIAFFGGLALVIARAKRGTIASVIFGVAIATALMPPLCTVGFGLAIGNFSYAYGAMYLFTINTIFIGLATFLVIRLLRFPMVRYVNSQRRRLIARTASVVAVLVMIPASFTFYNALQKSLFRKDAGQFVAEKIAPYKFQGEGRFLDNLTTMEYNKGQDPKIEVVFMGNETVPDNVIATWAAQMKDYPKLKNTELKVVQGNNEVQDQMKYISELYESKKNELLNKDQQIKVLEGELMKVSKLASQQIPFQEISAEAKTNYENLSSMGFSYTISTDFNKVDTIPIFEVKWKEGTKSSQVASDTKKLNDWLKLRLKNAKIQVKEANN is encoded by the coding sequence ATGAGTGAAAATATAAATCAAGAAAATATCACTCCAACTGGAGGCGATGATAGTGGTAAAGATGTAAAAAAGGACTTTCAGGGTTTATTGGAAAGTACTAAAAAGTTTTTATCCGAACTTTTGGATATCCGTAATAACACGGATCAGGAAGCAACCAAAGAATCCATAATCGCTGATATTCCATTCAAGGGGCATACCTCTTGGATTTTGATTTGTTCCATTTTTATAGCCTCTGTAGGTTTAAATGCCAATTCTACTGCCGTGGTAATTGGAGCCATGTTAATTTCTCCCTTGATGGGTCCTATCTTGGGTATGGGTTTGTCCTTGGCTATCAATGATATAGATACTCTTAGAAGGTCTTTAAAGAATTTTGGGGTAATGGTGGTGCTCAGCGTAATTACGGCCTTCCTATTTTTCTATTTTTTTCCTTTAAAGGACCAATCCTCGGAGCTTTTAGCTCGTACCGAGCCGGATATTAGGGATGTGTTGATTGCCTTTTTTGGTGGACTGGCCCTGGTAATTGCAAGGGCGAAAAGAGGGACTATCGCCAGTGTGATATTTGGGGTGGCCATTGCTACGGCTCTGATGCCACCACTTTGTACTGTTGGATTTGGCCTGGCCATCGGTAACTTTTCCTATGCCTATGGTGCTATGTACCTGTTTACCATCAATACCATTTTTATTGGACTTGCCACCTTTTTGGTCATTCGTTTGTTGCGATTTCCCATGGTGCGTTATGTAAACTCACAAAGAAGACGATTAATAGCCAGAACGGCATCCGTTGTGGCGGTTCTGGTAATGATTCCTGCTAGTTTTACCTTCTACAATGCCTTGCAAAAGTCTTTGTTCAGAAAGGATGCGGGCCAGTTCGTTGCCGAAAAGATAGCTCCCTACAAATTTCAGGGCGAGGGAAGGTTTTTGGATAACCTGACCACTATGGAATACAACAAAGGCCAAGATCCTAAAATTGAGGTTGTTTTCATGGGGAATGAGACTGTACCGGACAACGTAATCGCGACTTGGGCCGCTCAAATGAAGGATTATCCCAAGTTGAAAAATACTGAACTCAAAGTGGTCCAAGGGAACAATGAGGTGCAGGATCAAATGAAGTACATAAGTGAGCTTTATGAATCCAAGAAAAATGAATTGCTCAATAAGGACCAACAAATAAAAGTGTTGGAAGGCGAACTTATGAAGGTCAGTAAACTTGCATCACAACAGATACCTTTTCAGGAGATTAGTGCCGAGGCAAAGACCAATTATGAAAATTTATCCAGTATGGGGTTTAGTTATACCATTAGTACTGATTTTAATAAAGTGGATACCATTCCAATTTTTGAGGTAAAGTGGAAAGAGGGAACCAAATCCTCCCAAGTTGCATCCGATACTAAAAAACTGAACGACTGGTTAAAATTGAGATTGAAAAATGCAAAGATTCAAGTGAAGGAAGCTAATAACTAA
- a CDS encoding mannose-1-phosphate guanylyltransferase — protein MNKNYYAILMAGGVGSRFWPISTSDYPKQFHDMLGTGDTLIQKTFKRLNKFIPTENILILTNERYNDLVLEQLPLVKQDQVVLEPAMRNTAPCILYASLKTQKMNPNAVMIVAPSDHWIEDEDAFAKDVKMCFDKCEKEEVLCTLGIKPTFPNTGFGYIEFQKGNTDVLKKVDQFREKPDYETAKEFLAQGNFLWNAGIFMWSVSTIVNAFKAFQPSQFKLFADGMPIYNTEGERSFIQENYSKAENISIDYAILEQSKSIFVLPATFDWNDLGTWGSLYDKLDKDDNRNAIVNSKVIAEDAHGNMIRTPKDKIVVVDGLKDYIIVDKEEVLLIYPKSKEQDIKKVLNTVKEKFGDQHA, from the coding sequence ATGAACAAGAATTATTATGCCATATTAATGGCTGGAGGCGTAGGATCTAGATTTTGGCCTATCAGTACATCGGATTATCCAAAACAATTTCATGACATGCTTGGAACAGGGGATACCCTAATCCAAAAAACGTTCAAAAGGTTAAATAAATTTATACCTACAGAAAATATATTGATCTTAACCAATGAGCGTTATAATGATCTTGTGTTGGAACAATTGCCATTGGTTAAGCAAGACCAAGTAGTTCTTGAGCCTGCCATGAGAAACACGGCTCCGTGTATTTTATATGCGTCCCTTAAGACTCAAAAAATGAATCCCAACGCCGTTATGATCGTGGCGCCAAGTGACCATTGGATTGAAGATGAAGATGCCTTTGCAAAGGATGTGAAGATGTGTTTTGACAAATGTGAAAAAGAAGAAGTTCTATGCACCTTGGGTATTAAGCCGACATTTCCAAACACTGGATTCGGATATATAGAGTTTCAGAAAGGAAACACAGATGTGCTTAAGAAAGTTGATCAATTCAGGGAAAAACCGGATTATGAAACTGCCAAGGAATTTTTGGCGCAGGGTAATTTCTTATGGAATGCCGGTATATTTATGTGGAGCGTTTCCACAATCGTAAATGCTTTTAAAGCATTTCAGCCCTCACAATTTAAACTGTTTGCAGACGGAATGCCTATTTACAACACCGAAGGGGAGCGTTCATTTATACAGGAGAATTATTCGAAGGCCGAAAACATTTCAATAGATTATGCTATCTTAGAACAGTCCAAGTCTATCTTTGTTTTGCCAGCCACCTTTGATTGGAATGATTTGGGTACTTGGGGTTCCCTTTATGATAAATTAGATAAAGATGACAATAGAAATGCCATCGTCAATAGTAAGGTAATAGCAGAGGATGCCCATGGCAATATGATTCGTACCCCAAAAGATAAGATTGTTGTTGTAGATGGTTTAAAGGACTATATTATTGTTGATAAGGAAGAGGTGCTCCTGATATATCCAAAATCAAAGGAACAGGATATTAAAAAAGTATTGAATACCGTCAAAGAAAAGTTTGGCGACCAGCATGCCTAA
- a CDS encoding SprT-like domain-containing protein translates to MNEVLKKYLPERAIEPCLVLIKDNGVHLKIVNERVTRHGDYRRLPNGLHHITVNSSLNKYRFLITLVHEIAHLVAFEKYGRQILPHGIEWKRTFQYLMLPFIRPEIFPSKLLPLLANHFKNPKASSDTDAKLSIALKQFDSHNKDNSYIFELPIGSVFRIYNGKLFKKGNKRVKRYECIEIATGKVYIFQPNAEVELITD, encoded by the coding sequence ATGAACGAAGTTTTAAAAAAATACCTTCCAGAAAGAGCGATTGAACCTTGTTTGGTTTTAATCAAGGACAATGGGGTGCATCTTAAGATTGTAAATGAGCGTGTCACAAGGCATGGGGATTATAGGAGATTGCCCAATGGATTGCACCATATTACAGTAAACTCTTCCCTGAACAAATATCGCTTTTTGATAACCTTGGTTCACGAAATAGCTCATTTGGTGGCATTTGAAAAGTATGGAAGACAAATATTGCCACACGGGATAGAATGGAAAAGGACATTTCAATATTTGATGTTGCCTTTCATTAGGCCCGAAATATTTCCGTCCAAACTCCTGCCATTATTGGCGAACCATTTTAAAAATCCAAAAGCAAGTAGTGATACCGATGCAAAATTATCTATTGCTTTAAAGCAGTTTGATAGTCACAATAAGGATAATTCCTATATTTTTGAACTTCCGATAGGCAGTGTCTTTAGGATCTATAATGGCAAGCTATTCAAAAAAGGGAACAAAAGGGTGAAACGGTACGAATGTATTGAAATTGCTACAGGGAAAGTTTATATATTTCAGCCCAATGCAGAGGTTGAATTGATCACAGATTAA
- a CDS encoding SDR family NAD(P)-dependent oxidoreductase yields the protein MSNIIITGSSRGIGFEMAQLFANEGHQVLALSRNEKPVKELKHKNIATFSFDISKKTDIKRMEGYISENWTTVDILINNAGKLLNKPFLESSMDEFEEVYRVNVFGVAHITQSVIPYMSKSGHVVTISSMGGVQGSAKFPGLSAYSSSKGAVITLTELWAEEFKENGPSFNVLALGAVQTEMLEEAFPGYQAPVTALEMASYIKDFALSGHKLYNGKMLQVSNSTP from the coding sequence ATGTCAAATATTATCATCACAGGTTCCAGTAGGGGCATAGGTTTTGAAATGGCACAGCTTTTTGCCAACGAGGGCCATCAGGTCCTGGCGCTCTCGAGAAATGAAAAGCCCGTAAAAGAACTCAAGCATAAAAACATAGCCACCTTTTCCTTTGATATATCCAAAAAGACGGATATAAAAAGGATGGAAGGCTATATTTCGGAAAATTGGACCACCGTGGATATCCTTATAAACAATGCGGGAAAATTGCTGAACAAGCCATTTTTAGAATCCAGTATGGATGAATTTGAAGAGGTCTATAGGGTAAATGTTTTCGGCGTGGCCCATATCACTCAGAGTGTCATTCCCTATATGTCCAAAAGTGGACATGTAGTAACCATTAGTTCCATGGGCGGTGTACAGGGAAGTGCAAAATTCCCTGGTTTGTCCGCTTACAGTTCAAGTAAAGGTGCTGTGATCACCTTAACGGAATTATGGGCCGAGGAATTTAAAGAAAACGGACCTTCATTTAATGTGTTGGCCCTGGGTGCCGTACAAACAGAAATGTTGGAAGAGGCCTTTCCTGGCTATCAGGCTCCGGTGACCGCCTTAGAAATGGCATCTTATATAAAAGACTTTGCCTTATCAGGACATAAACTATATAACGGAAAAATGCTACAGGTATCCAACAGTACCCCTTAA
- a CDS encoding M28 family metallopeptidase — translation MKKFSRIALLALLVGCGSAQNMETQTGVVGGPAGVQGKIVNTIDNSEAYGSSDNGAMTPAFADKVKIGEIMDFLASDELQGRETGNEGIEKAANFIEGVFKKNNIMPYFVAYKDTLTNIDSNAYNVVGVLEGTDPILKNEFVIIGAHYDHIGIIAPENGDTIANGANDNASGTTTVLEFARYFGNKRNNKRSIIFALFSAEEKGLLGSAHLAKRLKSQNLDLYTMLNFEMVGVPLVEKDYYVYVTGYEKSNLAAISNNYAKEKLVGFLPTAKEYNLFQRSDNYPFDKEFAVPSQTYCTFDFTNFDFYHKVGDEPELMDYEHMANFVNKMYPVLENIINAPTKEIKYN, via the coding sequence ATGAAGAAATTTAGTAGGATAGCGCTTTTGGCATTATTGGTTGGATGCGGTTCCGCACAAAATATGGAGACCCAAACAGGTGTTGTCGGAGGTCCCGCAGGTGTTCAAGGTAAAATAGTAAACACTATAGATAATTCTGAGGCTTATGGTTCATCGGACAATGGAGCAATGACCCCTGCATTTGCGGATAAGGTCAAAATTGGGGAAATAATGGATTTCTTGGCCTCAGATGAATTACAGGGCAGGGAAACTGGCAATGAGGGTATAGAAAAGGCGGCGAATTTTATTGAAGGGGTTTTCAAAAAAAACAATATCATGCCCTACTTTGTTGCCTACAAGGATACCCTTACCAATATTGATTCCAATGCCTATAATGTAGTTGGGGTTTTGGAAGGTACTGATCCAATACTTAAAAATGAATTTGTGATTATCGGGGCCCATTATGACCACATCGGTATAATTGCACCAGAGAATGGGGATACAATAGCCAATGGTGCAAACGATAATGCTTCCGGAACAACAACGGTGTTGGAGTTTGCCCGGTATTTCGGCAACAAAAGAAACAATAAAAGGAGTATCATTTTCGCCCTGTTCAGTGCAGAGGAGAAAGGACTGTTGGGCTCTGCCCACTTGGCCAAAAGATTAAAGTCCCAAAATCTTGATCTCTATACCATGTTGAATTTCGAAATGGTCGGGGTCCCACTGGTGGAAAAGGATTACTATGTCTATGTTACCGGATATGAAAAGTCCAATTTAGCGGCCATTAGTAATAATTATGCCAAGGAAAAGTTGGTAGGTTTTCTTCCCACAGCAAAAGAGTACAACCTTTTCCAGCGATCGGACAATTATCCATTTGATAAGGAATTTGCTGTGCCATCACAAACCTATTGTACGTTTGATTTTACCAACTTTGATTTTTATCACAAGGTAGGGGACGAACCAGAACTGATGGATTATGAACACATGGCGAACTTCGTTAATAAAATGTATCCCGTATTAGAAAATATCATCAATGCGCCTACCAAAGAAATAAAATACAATTAA
- a CDS encoding pyruvate dehydrogenase complex dihydrolipoamide acetyltransferase has protein sequence MAEVINMPRLSDTMEEGTVAKWLKKVGDKIEEGDILAEIETDKATMEFESFHEGTLLHIGIQEGDGAPVDSLLAIIGEEGEDISGLLKGDSTTSTDSEESKEEESEAPSESDDTTAESAAKTSEVPEGVEIIKMPRLSDTMEEGTVASWLKQVGDEVEEGDILAEIETDKATMEFESFYSGTLLYIGIKEGESSPVDAVLAIIGPKGTNVESVLSGASSGGDEKAPTAKTEKKTEAKAEEKSPSTSAPVAASDGKRIFVSPLAKKIADEKGIDLSTVTGSGDHGRIVKKDIENYQPTQKAAASAPAQAAAPAEKAQSVAFAAPVGEESSEEVKNSQMRKVIAKRLGESKFSAPHYYLTIEVDMDNAKASREQINSLPDTKVSFNDMVVKACAMALRKHPQVNTSWNGDTTRYNHHISVGVAVAVEDGLVVPVLKFTDQMGLTQIGASVRDLAGKARNKKLTPAEMEGSTFTVSNLGMFGILEFTSIINQPNSAILSVGAIVEKPVVKNGQIVVGNTMKVTLACDHRTVDGATGAQFMQTLRSFLENPVTMLA, from the coding sequence ATGGCAGAAGTAATTAACATGCCAAGACTTAGCGATACCATGGAAGAAGGTACGGTAGCTAAGTGGCTTAAAAAAGTAGGTGACAAAATTGAGGAAGGTGATATTTTAGCCGAAATCGAAACTGATAAAGCTACAATGGAGTTCGAATCCTTTCACGAGGGTACGTTACTTCATATTGGCATTCAAGAAGGTGATGGAGCTCCTGTAGATTCCCTTTTGGCAATTATTGGAGAAGAAGGAGAAGATATTTCCGGGCTACTGAAGGGAGATTCAACTACTTCAACTGATTCGGAAGAATCAAAAGAAGAAGAATCGGAAGCGCCATCGGAATCTGATGACACAACTGCTGAAAGTGCCGCTAAAACGTCTGAAGTTCCAGAGGGTGTAGAAATTATAAAAATGCCGCGTTTAAGTGATACCATGGAAGAAGGAACTGTTGCTTCCTGGTTGAAACAAGTGGGTGATGAGGTTGAAGAAGGAGACATCCTTGCAGAGATCGAAACAGATAAGGCCACCATGGAATTTGAATCATTCTATTCAGGTACCTTATTGTATATCGGGATAAAGGAGGGTGAATCCTCTCCTGTTGATGCTGTTTTGGCAATTATAGGTCCAAAAGGGACCAATGTAGAAAGCGTGCTGAGTGGAGCTTCCTCCGGAGGAGATGAAAAGGCACCCACAGCAAAAACGGAAAAGAAAACTGAAGCGAAAGCTGAAGAAAAATCTCCTTCTACATCGGCCCCAGTAGCCGCAAGTGATGGTAAGAGAATCTTTGTTTCTCCATTAGCTAAAAAAATAGCGGATGAAAAGGGCATCGATCTTTCAACTGTTACCGGAAGTGGCGATCACGGTAGGATAGTGAAGAAAGATATTGAGAACTACCAGCCAACTCAAAAGGCTGCCGCATCAGCACCTGCTCAAGCTGCTGCTCCTGCTGAAAAAGCGCAAAGTGTGGCGTTTGCCGCACCTGTAGGTGAGGAAAGTAGTGAAGAGGTGAAAAATTCCCAGATGCGAAAAGTGATCGCAAAAAGATTGGGAGAATCTAAATTTAGCGCCCCTCATTACTATCTTACTATTGAAGTGGACATGGATAATGCCAAAGCTTCAAGAGAACAGATCAATAGCTTGCCAGATACCAAAGTGTCTTTTAATGATATGGTGGTTAAAGCATGTGCCATGGCTTTGAGAAAGCACCCACAAGTAAATACTTCATGGAACGGGGATACCACCCGTTACAATCACCATATAAGTGTTGGAGTTGCGGTTGCTGTTGAAGATGGACTTGTGGTTCCTGTGTTGAAATTTACGGATCAAATGGGCCTAACGCAAATTGGCGCATCTGTACGTGATTTAGCAGGAAAAGCAAGGAACAAGAAATTGACACCGGCAGAAATGGAAGGTAGTACGTTTACAGTATCCAATCTTGGGATGTTCGGAATTTTGGAATTTACTTCCATAATTAACCAGCCCAACTCTGCGATTTTATCTGTAGGTGCTATCGTTGAAAAGCCAGTGGTTAAAAATGGTCAAATTGTGGTAGGGAATACCATGAAGGTTACCTTGGCTTGTGACCATAGAACCGTAGATGGAGCTACTGGAGCACAGTTTATGCAAACACTAAGGTCGTTTTTAGAGAACCCCGTTACAATGCTTGCATAA
- the pdhA gene encoding pyruvate dehydrogenase (acetyl-transferring) E1 component subunit alpha: MKKITKEVYLKWYEDMLFWRKFEDKLAAVYIQQKVRGFLHLYNGQEAVLAGSLHAMDLSKDKMITAYRNHVQPIGMGVDPRRVMAELYGKVTGTSKGMGGSMHIFSKEKGFYGGHGIVGGQIPLGAGMAFADKYFKREAVTLCYMGDGAVRQGSLHESFNLAMLWKLPVVFICENNGYAMGTSVARTSFSTDIWKLGLGYEMPCGPVDGMDPETVAKEVSKAVERARSGGGPTFLEMKTYRYRGHSMSDAQHYRTKDEVEEYKKIDPINQMLEIIKENKYATDDEIKKINKRVKDLVTECEKFADESDYPPVQQLYDMVYEQEDYPFLPHKL, from the coding sequence ATGAAAAAAATAACCAAAGAGGTCTACCTTAAGTGGTATGAGGACATGTTGTTCTGGAGAAAATTTGAGGATAAACTAGCCGCAGTCTATATTCAACAGAAAGTAAGAGGCTTTTTGCACTTGTATAACGGGCAAGAGGCAGTTTTGGCAGGCTCTTTGCATGCTATGGACCTTTCTAAGGATAAGATGATCACAGCCTATCGTAATCACGTACAGCCTATTGGGATGGGCGTAGATCCAAGAAGGGTAATGGCAGAATTGTATGGTAAGGTTACTGGTACCTCTAAGGGAATGGGAGGTTCTATGCATATCTTTTCAAAGGAAAAAGGATTTTACGGTGGTCATGGAATTGTAGGGGGCCAAATTCCTTTGGGAGCGGGTATGGCCTTTGCTGACAAATATTTTAAAAGGGAAGCAGTAACCCTTTGTTATATGGGTGATGGTGCCGTTAGACAGGGATCGCTACACGAAAGTTTCAATTTGGCAATGCTTTGGAAACTACCAGTTGTTTTCATCTGTGAAAATAACGGATACGCTATGGGTACTTCTGTGGCCAGGACATCTTTTTCAACTGATATTTGGAAATTGGGCCTAGGCTACGAAATGCCTTGTGGACCAGTAGACGGTATGGATCCGGAAACAGTGGCCAAGGAAGTGAGCAAAGCGGTGGAAAGAGCCAGAAGTGGTGGTGGACCAACATTTTTGGAGATGAAAACATACAGATATAGAGGTCACTCTATGTCAGACGCGCAACACTACAGAACAAAGGATGAGGTTGAGGAATACAAGAAAATAGATCCTATCAACCAAATGTTGGAAATTATCAAGGAAAACAAATATGCAACCGATGATGAGATTAAGAAAATCAACAAACGCGTAAAGGACTTGGTTACCGAATGTGAGAAATTCGCCGACGAATCAGATTACCCGCCGGTACAACAATTGTACGATATGGTATACGAGCAAGAGGATTATCCATTTTTACCACATAAATTATAA
- the cdd gene encoding cytidine deaminase yields MRKQTISFEMTVFDDFDDLSAEDQKLMKAAVASRQNAYAPYSNFLVGASVLLENGEIVIGNNQENASYPSGLCAERVAVFYAGAKYPGVPIKAIAITATSEKYVVKEAAAPCGNCRQAISEYEQKQENPIQLMLMGETGEVLKCNSIGDILPLAFGKSFLG; encoded by the coding sequence TTGAGAAAACAGACCATTTCCTTTGAGATGACCGTTTTTGACGACTTCGACGATTTATCGGCAGAAGATCAAAAACTTATGAAAGCAGCTGTTGCTTCCAGACAAAATGCATATGCACCGTATTCCAACTTTTTGGTGGGTGCCTCAGTACTATTGGAAAATGGTGAAATTGTAATTGGAAATAATCAGGAAAATGCTTCCTATCCCTCTGGCCTCTGCGCCGAAAGGGTTGCTGTGTTCTACGCAGGAGCCAAATATCCTGGCGTACCCATCAAGGCAATTGCCATAACGGCAACTTCTGAGAAATATGTCGTGAAAGAGGCAGCCGCGCCATGCGGCAATTGTAGGCAGGCCATATCGGAATACGAACAAAAGCAAGAGAATCCCATTCAATTGATGTTAATGGGGGAGACCGGCGAAGTTCTAAAATGCAATTCCATTGGAGATATACTCCCACTGGCTTTTGGGAAGTCGTTTTTAGGCTAA